A region from the Desulfovibrio sp. Fe33 genome encodes:
- a CDS encoding SDR family oxidoreductase produces MAKTILITGATAGFGQAMAHRFAAEGWNLVITGRRAERLEDIKAALAPAKVHTLAFDVRDREACEQAVKSIPDEFAAIDVLVNNAGLALGLEPAQACNLDDWEAMIDTNIKGLTYMTRAILPGMVERNRGHVVNLGSVAGTYPYPGGNCYGGTKAFVNHFSKNLRADLLGTKVRVTNIEPGLCETEFSVVRFKGDKAAADKVYEGTQPITPEDIAECVFWTTNLPPHVNINALEVMPVQQAFSPFAISRDK; encoded by the coding sequence ATGGCGAAAACCATACTCATCACCGGCGCCACCGCCGGTTTCGGCCAGGCCATGGCCCACCGTTTCGCGGCCGAGGGCTGGAATCTTGTCATCACCGGCCGCAGAGCCGAACGGCTGGAAGACATCAAAGCCGCCCTCGCCCCCGCCAAGGTGCATACCCTGGCCTTTGACGTCCGCGACCGCGAGGCGTGCGAACAGGCCGTGAAATCCATCCCCGATGAATTCGCGGCCATCGACGTCCTGGTCAACAACGCGGGCCTGGCTCTTGGCCTGGAGCCTGCCCAGGCGTGCAACCTGGATGATTGGGAGGCCATGATCGACACCAACATCAAGGGCCTGACCTACATGACCCGCGCCATCCTGCCCGGCATGGTCGAACGCAACCGGGGCCATGTAGTCAACCTCGGCTCCGTGGCCGGGACCTACCCCTACCCCGGCGGCAACTGCTACGGCGGCACCAAGGCGTTCGTGAACCACTTTTCCAAAAACCTGCGCGCCGACCTCCTCGGCACCAAGGTCCGCGTGACCAACATCGAACCCGGCCTGTGCGAAACCGAGTTCTCCGTTGTCCGCTTCAAAGGCGACAAGGCCGCCGCCGACAAGGTTTACGAAGGAACTCAACCCATCACCCCCGAAGACATAGCCGAATGCGTTTTCTGGACCACCAACCTGCCCCCGCACGTCAACATCAACGCCCTCGAAGTCATGCCCGTGCAGCAGGCTTTCTCCCCATTCGCCATCTCTCGCGACAAGTAG